In Solanum lycopersicum chromosome 3, SLM_r2.1, the genomic stretch tgTTAAAAGGATAATTTGtttcatataattatattagtATTTGAATGAACTATGTAACATAAAGAAAGAGATTAGCTTGAATAATTATATGGAACATAATTAAGCTCTAAAttgcaaaagaaaataaaatattattattagctTGGATAATTATATGCTCATTGCACACTAAACTCACTTGCTTTAGTTTACAAAACAATAAGGAAATATTGACAAGGCATAGTGCTTATACTTATATCACTCTGACAAAGTACTGAATCAAATTTTTTACTTAGATCATAACTgttaaaactattaaattttaTCGAATTTGTAACTATTACGTCGAACTCTAATTCATGATGTATATCTTGTTAGTTGGCTTTGAAAGTTGTATATGAGCTCCTTATACCTAGTGGCTGATAATTTTGGAGTTCTTTGTAGATTTGTAAAATTGACATAATGCAATCCAAATCTTTTTGTATATCCTTCTAACCATTCAAAGTTGTCCAGTAATGACCAAGCAAAATACCCTCTCACATTTGCACCTTccctatttataaaataaaattaaacaaacatatatgttaatctaaatattaattaatatataatgtaaacAGACATTTATGAATCTGGTAGAAACTATCTTTGTACAAAGGGAATTAATTGATACTCTTATGTCAGAAAACTTCACGATATAAATAGgttatttgttttgtttaatgTATCATTCGTTGTATGTTAGAATTAATTCTTCGAAAGGTGCAAATTGTATTCTATAATCTACTCTGtgtgttcatttttatttgtcatgttacgcttttcgaaagtcaatttgatcaattttcaaagttaaattagattacatgaattcgatattttaaacaaaaaattatatgaaaagtactacaagttgcaacttttttgtacatcaatatgatgaaaaaatacatctcaaaatgataattaattttttttttaaaattgactttATAAATAGATTCCATGACAATTAAAAGCGGACGGAGGAAAATACTAGTTTTGGTCACTTCAAAAAATCTATAACAAATATGTGTGTTGAAGAGTTGAGAGAGAAGTACCTCATTGCATTTGCCAAGGAATTCAAGTAGTTATGCATGTACTCCACTCTTTGAGTGTCATTGAGAGCATCTTCTAGGGAAGAATTTGGATTGTCACTCTCAGCAATACCTGTAAGATTTGCTCAATTCAGAATATACATTCAATTCGAGTTGGgactctacaaattgtgttcaatttatattaatattcttGGAGGTTATTCAATTCTAAATCCTAGTTTATGTCAATATAAAGGGTACTAATTTTCCTTAAAGGACATCTCAGAAATtccataaagagatcaagatctcgaatactTCACAAATTGATGAATTACTCATATAAAGAGGTCAAATCAAAATCATCCTAGTTTGAGAAATACGCCACTAAGAGccctcgaatcatggataaGTCCTaggagagtagaatcaagggaTCATGAACAGACGTACCCGCTATCTTgattaataaaatcatgtttcttcatattttatttgtatggtttatttattttccatatgtttaaaatttgttacaAACAGAGTGTTCTCGACGTTATCAGAATAtatttagggataatgcacaagtatccctcAATATATACCCGAAATCttaaagacacacttatattatacaaaGGTCCTATtgccccctgaacttattttattaataattttctaccactttttggcctacgtggtACTATCTTGTGGGTTCAACGttagttgacttttttttcaagctagtgacacgtaagccaaaaagagaagaaaattacTTATAGAATAAGTTCAGgagtaatagaaccttagtatagtataatttgtctctgaaatttcggacataggtcgAAGgaatacttatgcattttctcaagggaaaatacccaagtacccctcaaactatgcccgaaattccagagacacacttatactatactaaggtcctattacccccctgaacttattttatatgtaattttctgcccctttttagcctacgtggcactagttcgaaaaaaaaagtcaaccatcattgggcccacaagatagtgccacgtaagcttaaaaggggtaaaaaattattaataaaataagttaagggggtaatatgaccttagtatagtataagtgtgtctctaaaatttcggacataagttgagggggtacttgggcattatcccttttctcaaaatttaatgaactttTGCATAAAATGCATATCATCTGATTGATATGCTTCAGGCTTGAAATCCATTAATGTAAAAAGACAGATGTAACATAATTAGCTAATGATACTTGAGGTATGAAACTATATATGCATATCCCTAAAGTATgataaagcaaaaaattaagatatttcGTATAATACAGGGATAATGTCTAAGTACCCCCTCTACCTATGCCctaaatttcagagacacacttatactatactaaggtcctattaccctcctgaacttattttattaataattttttacccttttttagcttacgtggcactatcttgtgggcccaacgatgattgattttttttcgaactagtaccacgtaggctaaaaaggggtagaaaatacttataaaataagttcagggggtaataggaccttaatatagtataagtattTCTCTGGAATTTccgacataggttgagggggtacttgggtattttccctataatataagataattttttatattttccaatTAATTAGTGCCATGATTTTGTGTTTCTAAAATTGCACAAATAAAGGTAAACTTCAAGTTCTATGTTACCATTTTCAGTTATGATGATTGGAGTATTATTGAACCTATCCTTCATGTACATCACAAGCTTTTCCATCCCTTGAGGATACACAAATAGCCAATCCATTGTAGTCTgaatcatttataaaatatatcaattaatgtaagagttattttcaaaataggcaaatgaaaattaatacacacaaaaaataaaataaaatataaaatttaaatcgaAAGTGATCAGTTAATATGTTTTATCAGGAATTGAGgtgtttaattaaaaaaaaaacatttagttCTTCTTTCTTTCAGAGTAAAAAAGGGAAagcaaacaaattgaaacgatAAAGCATTGATAGGTGCATTATCTAGTTGCACGAGTGTCTAAATTGAATATTTAGACAAGTAATTTAAGGGACTGATTATgtattattaatatcaatattgcacatgatttatatatatatatatatatatatatatatgtatgtatgtataagaaaatgaaattcaaaacaCATTTCAATACATATTCAGTATATTTTCACAAGTCATGTATTTATCCTATTTTTGAGtgaggtaaaaaattatttccagCATGCTCTCGATTTATGCAAAATGATTTAAGCACACAATACACATTTTAAGtaaattgttaaattaaattaagacACGTAAATTAAATCGAATTTTATACTTACGGGTTCTCCAATATACACACCATCTTTTTCTGTAGCACGAAAATAAGAACCTTCTGACCAAGAAGAATATTGTCCATGTTCACAGACAGAGAACAAACAATCTTTAATATAAGCTGCTGTATAATGATTTAAGCCAATAAAATCTAGGccatttttcagtttttttatatcatttcttgaaaatttagGCAGGTTATTTCCAAGAATTTTTTGCATTTCTTCTGGATATTTTCCAAATATAATAGGGTCCAAAAACCTgcatataacaataatattatattttattaaacggtcataactttttactcaaatTTCAATTAATAATTGAAGCATTGAAAATTAGATTTCAAGGGCTATAACTATTGAATGAGTTGGAATGGAAAAAAACTTTtttgcaataatttttttttggttcttctttttgtatttatttagttaaaatattttttaaaatgtcttttacATAGATtacaaaatcattaaaaatcagaaaaatgactcactttaaaattaaaaaaatatatcaaattttataacAGACATTTTATATTGATAATCTCCAACGCACtacaaaaagaataacaaaaaccCTATAAAGAAAATTGACATCAAGAGTTGGTAAAATTTTGATCGATATCGAAATATTGACCTTCTTTTTGTTGATGTTGTATAACATATAAATGTGTCCTTAACAATTGGTCTCAATCATTTCATATACATGTCTTTTAACTATAAATGTGTATAAGTAATTACTTAAAGTTGAATAACTTGACACAAAATTCTTACGTGTCATAATACATGTAAAACATCACGTAGGATACTAATTGTCATGTTGGATGTCACATAGGACGATTGTGTCAGTTTATTcaacattatataattttaagtgtctatttataCACATCCGAATTTGAGGGCACAAATATAAACTAAGGTCAAATTAAAGACCATATTTACGTAGTATGCCTTCAGAggtcccttttttttttttaatagtgtcCTCCTTACCGCCAACATCTCAACAAACCAACCCTGCTCCATGTACCCTACCCTAGCCTACCTTTCCTTACCCCATTGGCGCATCCATGCCCTCACTTATATTCATATTCACTgttcataatatttatctaaattatatgtaaatattttaaaattttacttacGCAATGTTAAAAAggtatttttcatgaaaatatatatttatgaaatacaaaatacaaagaaagCTTACCAATTGTAAACAAAAGATCTTGCTCTCTGAGTTGCATAATTGTCTTCTGAGGAATTGCTAAAAGGTTCATACCATTGAGTATTCAAAGATATTCCAATCATCCCTCCTTGTCTCACCTTTATATATGAacacaaaaaaaacattttttcattatatttcttAATAAATCTGTATTTCACAATTCCcatcaaatataatatacataatttgttaaaaattgagttaattgtaaaaaaaaatctaaattatgtcaggttctttttttttttttcatgtttcataCATCAACTATTTGTTGTTCTCTTTTGCTACttaaattatcattatttacaaattaaaaatatcacttCGAAGCTAACTAGCTGACAATCCGATACTATCAACACTTTTTCTACTGGAACTATTTAATTAGTTGTGCTTCAATACAGAAATGGTGGTACACTactaaaaattacaattttccAACTGAAATTTCTCGCTGAAAAATGTTTAGTGGTTATTCCCAGAAATACTTTGATTGGAtcaagatgaaaagaaaaaaaatgttcaatGACTAAATccaatatttcaataaaaatttgttCTTCGTCATGCATTTTCCTAATAATTTGATTCAGTAAAATTCAGATCAGAAAATCATGTTTTATAGCACTTGCGGGTGGATGGGGGAATCTTTATTAGTAATAGTGATAattcatgtaaaaaaaaaaagggaatatatcataattaaaatgatttttttagtaacaattaattaatgacaATATCTTCATTGCTGCTAAATGTATTATTTAGAAGCAGATAACActcttcataaatatttttaaaatttatattagcaTATAACGACAACCGATAAAAAGATTtaatatatgcatatttattaccgtaaaaaattattggaacctgatattttgttttgtaaatGGTGACAAGAGCAGcatgtgataaaatcatattGTGTGCTGCAATAAATGGCTCTTTTTCTGAATTTCCAAAATTGCAATTACCAAATGAACCGGAACATCGAACCGGAGGGAAAGTACCAAATCTATAGCCTCGAACCGCCATTACATTCGGTTCATTAATAGTTACCCAATATTTAACTCTATCCccaaaatatttgaaacatGTATCTccataataacaaaaatcatccctgaaattaataaaattaaaaaaaatatatgaaaatatgattCGTTTAATTCCTTCGATtctaaataagttaaattgaatttaaatatgtGTTTGTATTATGTGGTAAAAGTTTTCTCGTGATACTTTTCATTTCTCGAGAATCAGATAGTATACATTTGACCGGCAATTTAcgtattttaagttttattctTGGTTCCTTTGTAGGTAGGGCTTCCATTAGTATAGTTTTGTGTGCTTGTGTAGGTAAAGTGAAACTTTTGTTGATTGATCTAGACAGGTTTTTCGAGCCTTCTTTTTCGCTTTCATCTATTTTggaattttctaattttttgaaatgaaatttatatatatatatatatataaattatgtaaaaggTAATATAAGTAATGGTAATTGACAAATTGAAGGGTTTTGGTACGGAGGAAAACATTCAATTTAGTAAGTTAATCATACGGTCACTTAATTATAAacgtttttcttaaaaattactcattttttattttttaactcaaaaatcactcatctataaatttcttttaaagaaaatcactcaattataggtttttttttagaaaattacactgacttcaattatttttttaaaagaaggtATAGTCGAATGACTATCCGAAATATTACCTctaaaatgtttggaaaaagacttttttttttctagaaaaacaagctttttaataattagaaagtaattttcttaaagaaaataataatactaataaaaaaaaaaagtttccttcaaagattattttttctttaattcctACCCCCAACACTCCTTCCTCACCCCACAATGTTTTCctaaattatattcaaaatactcactaaataataataaaaaagaagaagacataAAGTGTCAAATCTTGCTTACTGTATTTTGGGACTTAGCCATCCTCCATATCTTTCTTCAAGTTCTTGAGGTATGTCATAATGTGCTAAGGTGACAAATGGTTGAATACCTGTAATTTACGTTAACTGTTTAACACATGATTAATAGTATATATTTAAAACGATCGAAAATAACAATCGCGAGATCAAAACCTTTTTGTAGGAGTACATCAATCAACTTATTGTAGTGTTGAATTCCAGCCATATTGACACCTCCATACATCCCATCTAATCCAATTTTAGGACAATAAAACATTATAAGGGGACattaaacaagtaaaaatgatttaataacgtaaaaatttatttatacctATGATGtatattgtaacgacccatttGACATTTTGAGTATTAGAGCTTTtcgttttataaatatttttcgatAGATTCTGAATAAGTATTTTGAACTAATCGTtactataattatgaaattagtgtgacaattttaataatttatagagTTAGAATACTATTAAAAATTAACTAGTACTCGTGATTCATTCCTCCTATAGTTAAAAATAGGTTGAAGTTGGTAATATACTCTAGTATAATTACAAATTGCATGGTTAGACATTGATTACTAGTAATTTGTATCAAAGTGAATTGTTTCTCAAATTGATGTGGCAATAACTGTGACAGTCACTTGTTGATGTGTCAATTTAGGGATAAATCATGTCCAACAAACTTAAAGGAAAAATTTTGTAGTTAGCGCTAATGGTCAATAATTAATTTACGTCAATCTTAGGTTATTTTCATTAGTTATCATATTATAACTAAGTTTTGATATAATGGAATAGTTAATTAAAGACCACGTGTATCATATTAGGGGAGTAACATTAAAGTTATGCTAATAGGAGAAATTAAGGCTTATCAttaggtttgaactttaggaaattAATAATAGAATTATGTGAATTTTATGGTTTAGACTAGacatacaataatataagtgttaatagactcgttaacttaaAAATTGTGCACATATACTTGATAAATTGAAAAGGTTCGGAGCGTTGAGGAAACAAAAAGTATTGGAGAAGCAGCTtgcttgacttcggttcttcggtggaggtagattatggtttatgctatttaatagtaaactcttaatagtaattgatatgtattgaatgatattgtgaagttttcaATGTACTTGATTGAATGGTTGTGTGActtggttgtgtgttttgtgattggtctgaaatcctgagacctgcaatttatattcttgaaacCTCTTTATCGAAGTGTTTCAttgaataaagaagacttgatgaaatattatcaatgaattgaaagtggtgataataaatgaatattaatggagtaattggatcggagtgtcacgttccgacacggtataattggatctgagtgtcacattccgacacggtattcttggattggAGTGTGACGTTTCGACACgatatttttggatcggagtatTACGTTTTGACACGTTACAAATGGATCgaagtttcacgttccgacacagtaacattaaaggaaaaggatattgaattaacttaatgtactcaatctcaaaaaaCCCATTTCCCAAATGAGCGTGGTGtagaggcatgagtcctcatgggtgtgcttgatattgtgattgattaCGTAGTCACTTGTACATATTGTTTGTTGCTTACCACCTGTTAAGTGTCATAGTTAAgttcatgttattattcattatatattagtttctattttgggttggcagatgatatctacttagtataTGTTGCCTCGGACTGAGCCCTACTTGtggttttctttgtttttcctttATAGAGTGCAGCGAGTGTATTAATGACTTCGGCAtcccctcaactctagccagtcacCAAAATATCAGGTTTCAGGATGAGATATTTATTCAAGCTCGCGTGGATTCTCTTGGTAATAACCTTATGTCCTTATTTTTCGGACACATACcactttattcttttattttggtgtattcgatactcttagacttgatatttggagattagatgtccttgatgtgatgacgtTAGAGGTTTAGTTGATTAGGtattttaataagttttggagctttcgcattatttttattattcatagTTAGATTATTGACATATATTGGGGATTTGAATTCCTTGATTCGCCCACTTAAGAGGTTAAATATGAGTGTCACTCACAACTCATTTTAAATCGtaaaatatatagttaaaatttatcaataaatgaGAGGTCCGTAGATTTAGTTGTAACTTACTAGGTAGAATTCTTGCCCATGAGATAGAGAAACGAAAGCTATTCACTCCCATATCTTCCATAAGCTTAATGTCCTCCTGTTTACGTAGAGGTGTCaaataaatagatatttaaattataattacaaCAAGTCATATTGTTTTTGCTCCATTATTATTTGGTGTCACATCCACGCGGTGGAGCGACCTTGATAGAAGGGGGTCATTCAAATTTTAttcgataaaaaaatatattatttatatatgattaaaataatattatatatatatattagatattaaatcccattcaattatttcatatatttatttttataaattttgaaccCTTTATTGAAAATGGTGACTCTCCTCGGATCACACCAATAAATAAGGTGATATGGGATAATAAAACAAATACTACATGTATATGAAAACAGTTCGTTCACATATTTTCAGCATATAATACACTTGTACCTAATCATTTTTCCAGAAacaatataataacaacaataataatatttctttagttttattttattttattttattttcacacGTGCAAGAAAGAAAGTAGCTGTCACCAAAAAGTGTGATAGGGTACTGTTTCattccctctttttttttctcaaatagtcatgtaaaaaatgatgaaaattttgacgaatattttataatgaattttatCATCATActgatatataaaaaattataattataatttttatttaatttttatttaaaatatcaaaaagcaatcatatgaatttaaaaaaaagcaaCATAACAACTAAAAAACGTACAAAGGGAATATATTTTACCtttaaccaaattttttttttttttaaaaaaaaaagtgcaatTATGCTCTCTGTCTGCTTAAGAATTTTGTTAGTGGTGAAATtaaatataagaatatttttgtgTCAAAAAGAAGACAGAACGTATAAACACCAAATTTTTAGACTTGATTGATATGCCAACATCAAAGTTCATGGACCTAATAGTATGGTAGTCATAAGGTTTCATAAATTAATCGAATCagtaaattttaaatcattataATTCAATTCGAAAAGAAGAGATGCATCGCGATAGGGTACCTGATATCGATTATAATGATCTAGAGCAATGTCTCCATTACTTCCATCTGCTATGTGGCCTGCAAAAAATCCCAATAATAAACATTACTACTATTATTGAGAATCGATGATTAGGAATATATTGCTCAGATAATAAGCATCTTTAGCCTTCAATATCGaggtttataaaatatataattataaaagaaagatCACCAGCTTCATGAGTAAAAACATCCCAATTGTTAAGGCCTTTGCCATCACTAAGAAAAGCTCCTTCAAACTGCAAAGAAAACAAgagatattaatttttaaaaagccCAAAAATTAAGTATCGCGATAACAAAGTcagaatttttgttaaaaaaatataaaatatatatatatataaaaaataatcaatagtattcaacaataataaatttaatataatctcATAGGTGAGGTCTGGATAGGATAGTATGTCCATGCAGACCTTACCTTATGACAATAAAAAACTGTTTCTGATTGATCTTTcgctcaaaataaaataaaagaaatagtaacaacaacaagatgATACGTAATTAAAAGAATCCAACATGATTTAACATATATAGGTAAGATATTTCGTTAGTATTCGAAATGAACCCCTTGCGCCCTCTAGCTACTCTCTAAGAGTAACAACTAGATaacaagatgaaaaaaaaaaacacaaacctGGTAACAAGAAGAGGCTGTTCCAAACAAGAAATTTTTTGGAAATGAACCTGGTTCTTTGACAATACTAAGGTTTTTTATCTGACAAAATGATACCATGAAACTAGAAAAAAGAACACTAAAAgcaattaatattattgaaatACTTGAATCCATAATATTTAGACAAAAAGTCCCTCTTTTTTCTCctatatttcaaatttgaatatatagTTATAGAATAGAAAGAAGGTCTTCCAAGtgtttatatagaaaaaatgtaACCACACGGCACTTATAACACCTTATTTGGACGGTTGTTACCCGTTATATCTTACCCATTGTATCTTATCGTATTgttagtttaaaataatttcttttttcattgttatttaaattttattgtatcgtattatttaaatttattattaggtaaaagtaaaaatactcattttatgtaataacataattaatgtaATCATATCGTTATGTTAAAAGgctgataaaataaaaatagtgaataGAAGTGTtgaatatctttaaaaaaaggTAGAAGGGGGGAGGTCTTAAAGGGGGAAGAAGGTATTATGGAAgaaaacaaaatcaagaaaagaattTATCTAAAAAACGAGACCCgcaaatttcattatttctagataagaaaaatcaattttttttttaaaaaaaagttaatctaTCGTGaaagaaagattaaaaatattatttttatattgaccAATAAAAAAGATGTCAGATACataattttgtaatttcaatttttctttcgCTCTTCCTACCATGTCATCCCTTAGGGATGGAAATAAGCAAGTATACAATTAAAGTTTGACATAATTAACTTGGCGTTAGTTGATCCAACTATGAtccttaattttaaatatgcatAAGTAGAcactatttaaatttgtataaaaattgaataaattgacACATTCGTCCTAAATGGCATCCTACATGGAAAATTTGTATCCCACGTGTATCATGCAATGCAGAATAcgtgtgtctacttgttcaattttatacaagtttaagtgtctacctGTGCATATATAAAGTTAAGAGTCATATTTATCAACTAAAAATTAAGTTAAGgatcatatttatgcattatatcttaaaattttaaagtaaattttattgCTTAAGTTCAAGAAccaatttgatgattttttcttAGTTATAATTTTCACATACATATGTATGAATTTCAAGAGTTTGAGAGGCCCTATCCTTACCTTTTCTTTAAATCTCGTACCATCACAAAAAAgatcatattttctttgatgtGACAATGTATTCTAATtattaccataaaaaaaaatatctttgtaGCTTTCAATATTTTGATTAGATTAGGTGGTTGAAACCctgattttatctttttttttaaggggtcgtttggtacaaaaatgaataatgcAGGGATTAGTAATGAAGGGATTAGCAATGTAGGGATTATTTTTATgaagtgtttggttcattgtttcttatctaattttgtgtgtggtttaaaaaaaattttaaaaaaactttccaattataccctagatttattatgagattttgtatttcatgtaattAAGTCAAAGTAGATAATTAacggaaaatattattttttataacatttttaactagttaagagaataaaatttttattgtcatgttcactatttcctcacttaaattatttgagagtaaataattgtcatcttaataaattcgagttaataactcaaaaggtcacacaactataatgattatagagaaaatttattgaactttgttttgtatcaataaattttaaaaagctcttcatcataaaa encodes the following:
- the LOC101255272 gene encoding beta-glucosidase 46; the protein is MDSSISIILIAFSVLFSSFMVSFCQIKNLSIVKEPGSFPKNFLFGTASSCYQFEGAFLSDGKGLNNWDVFTHEAGHIADGSNGDIALDHYNRYQEDIKLMEDMGVNSFRFSISWARILPNGMYGGVNMAGIQHYNKLIDVLLQKGIQPFVTLAHYDIPQELEERYGGWLSPKIQDDFCYYGDTCFKYFGDRVKYWVTINEPNVMAVRGYRFGTFPPVRCSGSFGNCNFGNSEKEPFIAAHNMILSHAALVTIYKTKYQVRQGGMIGISLNTQWYEPFSNSSEDNYATQRARSFVYNWFLDPIIFGKYPEEMQKILGNNLPKFSRNDIKKLKNGLDFIGLNHYTAAYIKDCLFSVCEHGQYSSWSEGSYFRATEKDGVYIGEPTTMDWLFVYPQGMEKLVMYMKDRFNNTPIIITENGIAESDNPNSSLEDALNDTQRVEYMHNYLNSLANAMREGANVRGYFAWSLLDNFEWLEGYTKRFGLHYVNFTNLQRTPKLSATRYKELIYNFQSQLTRYTS